A section of the Candidatus Eremiobacterota bacterium genome encodes:
- a CDS encoding helix-turn-helix transcriptional regulator has product MKNRVRELRLERNWTQKDLGDRLGMSRQAIIAIENERFDPSLRLAIRMSRLFKKRVEEIFVADDR; this is encoded by the coding sequence ATGAAGAACCGCGTGCGCGAGCTGCGGCTGGAACGAAATTGGACGCAGAAGGACCTCGGCGACCGGCTCGGGATGTCGCGCCAAGCGATCATCGCGATCGAGAACGAGCGCTTCGATCCTTCGCTGCGGCTCGCGATTCGCATGAGCCGTCTGTTCAAGAAGCGGGTCGAAGAGATCTTCGTCGCGGACGACCGTTAG
- a CDS encoding glycosyltransferase family 4 protein, protein MRVALIAQFYPPEPLAAANRLSAMARAFAEGGDDVHVYTAMPSFPDGVIAEGYRDRRHLVESDGRVVVERVWTYAGAATPGSRVLNWLSVAAGIAARIVAVRERYDAIVVSSPPITLAAPALAAAFAHRAPLVVDVRDVFPDVAVKMGAWRADSRLARTVGRVADALYARAALVTSVTEPQCAEIVARGVDPSKVALFSNGFDPIEPAAAPALAPLPGVRDVVYVGNMGLSMALDVVIDAAAVLRDDPTIRFVMVGGGSAAAGLRARVAAEGLRNVVFTGPLPRAEAARALADAAATVVPLVATITDTLPTKLFDAMIAGTPIVLSASGEAKRVVEAAGAGLVVPPEDPAALAAGVRDLLNDPALCARLRANGPPFVRANYDRAAVMRRFAERVRALSAR, encoded by the coding sequence GTGCGCGTCGCGCTGATCGCTCAATTCTATCCGCCTGAGCCGCTGGCGGCGGCGAACCGGCTCTCCGCGATGGCGCGCGCCTTCGCCGAGGGCGGCGACGACGTCCACGTCTACACCGCGATGCCCTCGTTCCCCGACGGGGTGATCGCCGAAGGCTACCGCGACCGGCGGCACCTCGTCGAGAGCGACGGCCGCGTCGTCGTCGAGCGGGTGTGGACCTACGCCGGCGCGGCGACGCCGGGCAGCCGCGTCCTGAACTGGCTCTCGGTCGCGGCGGGGATCGCCGCCCGCATCGTCGCCGTGCGGGAGCGCTACGACGCGATCGTCGTCTCGTCGCCGCCGATCACGCTGGCCGCGCCCGCGTTGGCGGCGGCGTTCGCCCACCGCGCTCCGCTGGTCGTCGACGTGCGCGACGTCTTCCCCGACGTAGCGGTGAAGATGGGCGCCTGGCGCGCCGACTCGCGGCTGGCGCGCACGGTCGGCCGCGTCGCCGACGCGCTCTACGCGCGCGCCGCGCTGGTCACCTCGGTCACCGAGCCGCAGTGCGCCGAGATCGTCGCGCGCGGCGTCGACCCCTCGAAGGTGGCGCTGTTCTCGAACGGGTTCGACCCGATCGAGCCGGCCGCCGCGCCGGCGCTGGCGCCGCTCCCCGGCGTGCGCGACGTCGTCTACGTCGGCAACATGGGGCTCTCGATGGCGCTCGACGTGGTGATCGATGCCGCCGCAGTGTTGCGCGACGATCCGACGATCCGCTTCGTGATGGTGGGCGGCGGCTCGGCCGCGGCCGGGTTGCGGGCGCGCGTCGCCGCCGAAGGGCTTCGCAACGTGGTCTTCACCGGACCGCTGCCGCGCGCCGAGGCCGCCCGCGCGCTCGCCGACGCCGCCGCGACGGTGGTGCCGCTGGTCGCGACGATCACCGACACGCTGCCGACGAAGCTGTTCGACGCGATGATCGCCGGGACGCCGATCGTGCTGAGCGCCTCCGGCGAGGCGAAGCGCGTCGTCGAGGCGGCCGGCGCGGGCCTCGTCGTGCCGCCCGAAGACCCGGCTGCGCTCGCCGCCGGCGTTCGCGACCTGCTGAACGACCCGGCCCTGTGCGCGCGGCTGCGGGCGAACGGACCGCCGTTCGTGCGCGCGAACTACGACCGGGCCGCGGTGATGAGGCGCTTCGCCGAGCGCGTGCGCGCGCTCAGCGCGCGGTAG
- a CDS encoding sugar transferase: MAVAVEHEFAALPHADARPGVHMFSRAWVLALLAADVVLFLGATYLASLFVKHFWLPTLLIRHVAVPATLTAVLSVVVFWQLGLYRHSFAMSVRDEFYHTVAALSLASAPVLILFSIFPTISTSRLVAIFGLLFAIALVGTARATFHRLRDVFMLAHPRRIAVVGHPSRLEFAEDAMRSLPNARVFRLSVPNIDAVGALSPDAVASQVWFRHAIEWGCETLVFTEILPPSMMPQVLAAAQQAGMTIAFAPPRIRVHAYDLHMEQVGKQALIVASPLKATRSGARLGKRLFDVTIAALALVLFAPVMLLVAAAISLEDGEPVLYRQERVGRDGKSFTIFKFRSMRTDAEKDGAALATRGDARVTRVGKLIRRTSLDELPQLFNVLRGEMSIVGPRPERPVFVQQFEQKYPRYAERHLVAPGITGWSQVYGKRVVGFEDVPEKLSGDLFYVENWSLFMDVAVCLKTAAEVLFHKAA, from the coding sequence ATGGCCGTCGCCGTCGAACATGAATTCGCCGCCCTCCCGCATGCCGATGCTCGTCCCGGCGTGCACATGTTCTCGCGCGCCTGGGTCCTGGCGCTCCTGGCGGCCGACGTGGTGCTGTTCCTCGGCGCGACCTATCTCGCGAGCCTGTTCGTCAAGCACTTCTGGCTCCCGACGCTGCTGATCCGCCACGTGGCGGTCCCCGCGACGCTGACCGCGGTCCTGTCGGTCGTCGTCTTCTGGCAGTTGGGCCTCTACCGCCACTCGTTCGCGATGTCGGTGCGCGACGAGTTCTACCACACGGTCGCCGCGCTGTCGCTGGCCTCGGCGCCGGTGCTGATCCTGTTCTCGATCTTCCCGACGATCTCGACCTCGCGGCTGGTCGCGATCTTCGGCCTGCTCTTCGCGATCGCGCTGGTCGGGACGGCCCGCGCGACGTTCCACCGCCTGCGCGACGTCTTCATGCTGGCCCACCCGCGCCGCATCGCGGTCGTCGGCCATCCATCGCGCCTCGAGTTCGCCGAGGACGCGATGCGCTCGCTCCCCAACGCGCGCGTCTTCCGCCTTTCCGTCCCGAACATCGACGCGGTCGGCGCGCTGAGCCCCGACGCCGTTGCCTCGCAGGTGTGGTTCCGCCACGCGATCGAGTGGGGCTGCGAGACGCTGGTCTTCACCGAGATCCTGCCGCCTTCGATGATGCCGCAGGTGCTCGCCGCCGCGCAGCAGGCCGGGATGACGATCGCCTTCGCGCCGCCGCGTATCCGCGTGCACGCCTACGACCTGCACATGGAGCAGGTCGGGAAGCAGGCCCTGATCGTCGCCAGCCCGCTCAAGGCGACGCGCTCCGGGGCCCGCCTCGGCAAGCGGCTCTTCGACGTCACCATCGCCGCGCTCGCGCTGGTGCTCTTCGCGCCGGTGATGCTGCTGGTCGCGGCGGCGATCTCGCTCGAAGACGGCGAGCCCGTCCTGTACCGCCAAGAGCGCGTCGGCCGCGACGGCAAGAGCTTCACCATCTTCAAGTTCCGCTCGATGCGGACCGACGCCGAAAAGGACGGCGCGGCGCTTGCCACCCGCGGCGACGCGCGCGTCACCCGCGTCGGGAAGCTCATCCGCCGCACCTCGCTCGACGAGCTGCCGCAGCTATTCAACGTGCTGCGCGGTGAGATGTCGATCGTCGGCCCGCGCCCCGAACGCCCGGTCTTCGTGCAGCAGTTCGAGCAGAAGTACCCGCGTTACGCCGAGCGCCACCTGGTCGCGCCGGGGATCACCGGCTGGAGCCAAGTCTACGGCAAGCGCGTCGTCGGGTTCGAAGACGTGCCCGAGAAGCTGAGCGGCGATCTGTTCTACGTCGAGAACTGGTCGCTGTTCATGGACGTCGCGGTGTGCCTGAAGACCGCGGCCGAAGTTCTCTTCCACAAAGCCGCCTAG
- a CDS encoding GNAT family N-acetyltransferase, which yields MDSPITTLNGFEAERERSIAHAPAMQVERITTLAAFDAERARWEELQDADPHVSVFMTWAWLRAYLPVARMRWSILVVREGGTAIAYLPLAHNGFFLDRELFLGGNPAADYAGMVALPARADAAIEALADALLARRWDGLNLLDVSDPRIETLVKRLVERGLRLESREETQCRWCELPATWDEYITKRITAKTRVNMVRVERRLAEALPGFRISEPTGADVDAHVDAMVTVHHKRQGGNLKRAHRRVGSLLRNAYATGVLRLIIYWDGTRPIAGAAAFVDQPRSYFGLYIIGFDEDYDKLSPGKGIIGRAIRTAIESGYQRFDFMRGDEEYKARYADEVHVLQQYRLARPGWRAGAIAYLRPKFFDLKLAVANIVYGPGRTL from the coding sequence GTGGACTCGCCGATTACCACCCTGAACGGATTCGAGGCGGAACGCGAGCGCTCGATCGCGCATGCCCCTGCCATGCAGGTCGAGCGGATCACCACGCTCGCGGCGTTCGACGCCGAGCGCGCGCGCTGGGAAGAGCTCCAGGACGCCGACCCGCACGTCAGCGTCTTCATGACCTGGGCCTGGCTGCGCGCCTATCTGCCCGTCGCGCGCATGCGCTGGTCGATCCTCGTCGTGCGCGAGGGCGGCACGGCGATTGCGTACCTGCCGCTCGCGCACAACGGCTTCTTCCTCGACCGCGAGCTCTTTCTCGGCGGCAACCCGGCTGCGGACTATGCCGGCATGGTGGCGCTGCCGGCGCGCGCGGACGCTGCGATCGAGGCGCTGGCCGACGCGCTGCTGGCGCGCCGGTGGGACGGCCTGAACCTGCTCGACGTCTCGGATCCGCGGATCGAGACGCTGGTGAAAAGGCTCGTCGAGCGCGGCCTGCGGCTCGAGTCGCGCGAGGAGACGCAGTGCCGGTGGTGCGAGCTGCCCGCGACGTGGGACGAGTACATCACCAAACGGATCACCGCGAAGACGCGGGTCAACATGGTGCGCGTCGAGCGCCGGCTCGCCGAAGCGCTCCCCGGCTTCCGCATCTCCGAGCCGACCGGCGCGGACGTCGACGCGCACGTCGACGCGATGGTGACGGTCCACCACAAGCGCCAAGGCGGAAACTTGAAGCGCGCGCACCGGCGCGTCGGCAGCCTGCTGCGCAACGCGTACGCGACCGGCGTGCTGCGGCTGATCATCTACTGGGACGGGACGCGCCCGATCGCCGGCGCCGCCGCGTTCGTCGACCAGCCGCGTTCGTACTTCGGGCTCTACATCATCGGCTTCGACGAAGACTACGACAAGCTCTCACCCGGCAAGGGGATCATCGGGCGCGCGATCCGCACCGCGATCGAGTCCGGCTACCAGCGGTTCGACTTCATGCGCGGCGACGAGGAGTACAAGGCCCGCTACGCCGACGAGGTGCACGTCCTGCAGCAGTACCGGCTGGCCCGTCCGGGTTGGCGAGCCGGCGCGATCGCGTACCTGCGCCCGAAGTTCTTCGACCTCAAGCTCGCGGTCGCGAACATCGTCTACGGCCCGGGGCGAACGCTCTAG
- a CDS encoding O-antigen ligase family protein — MLASNTLRPDLSDRRTRLALGIAVLGALIAAFVYTIGTGDVRLTVAVAGVAIAPALLVLAIKRSYLFPYGLYIVLIPFDNMLKISGSGTLTKMLGIVSTLFIIVYAIRRKGLNQPPLTLYVWCGYVMWLLCSLLWTNDVSTGFTDAEQIISLVAMYAVLAVAPVEERDVRAVCTCIVLGGIAAAFYGMYLLHQNPVQTAGEYNRLMINVDDRTIDANHFANAMLAPIALSLVALLNARKPLMVLGSLFALTVLIGGVLMSLSREAMLAIVLIVVVVSLFSKRRVLAAAIGAPLLILTPILVPSIGVRMSDAFKTGGAGRTGIWEVGWRIFKQHPFFGVGSGGFIDAYNRNYLHVFQFYNAGWNRPPHNTLLHTAAELGVVGVLFVVTAFAVTFRQFRPIKRGDSLYDLRVAFTASLLGLALVSLFIDLLNYKYFWLALTTVAQMRTVVAMRRRAAPAPVLANEPVPALPVRRTFLRRRSAPAAP; from the coding sequence ATGCTCGCCTCGAACACCCTGCGGCCTGATCTGAGCGACCGGCGTACCCGCCTGGCCCTCGGCATCGCAGTGCTCGGCGCGCTCATCGCGGCGTTCGTGTACACGATCGGGACCGGCGACGTGCGGCTGACGGTCGCGGTCGCCGGGGTGGCGATCGCGCCGGCGCTGCTGGTCCTGGCGATCAAACGCTCGTACCTGTTCCCGTACGGGCTCTACATCGTCTTGATCCCGTTCGACAACATGCTGAAGATCTCGGGCTCGGGCACGCTCACCAAGATGCTCGGGATCGTCTCCACGCTCTTCATCATCGTCTACGCGATCAGGCGCAAGGGGCTCAACCAGCCGCCGCTCACGCTGTACGTGTGGTGCGGTTACGTGATGTGGCTGCTCTGCTCGCTGCTGTGGACCAACGACGTCTCGACCGGGTTCACCGACGCCGAGCAGATCATCTCGCTGGTCGCGATGTACGCCGTCCTCGCCGTCGCGCCGGTCGAGGAGCGCGACGTGCGCGCGGTCTGCACGTGCATCGTGCTGGGCGGGATCGCGGCGGCGTTCTACGGGATGTACCTGCTCCACCAGAACCCGGTGCAGACCGCCGGCGAGTACAACCGGCTCATGATCAACGTCGACGACCGCACGATCGACGCGAACCACTTCGCGAACGCGATGCTGGCGCCGATCGCCCTCTCGCTGGTCGCCCTGCTCAACGCGCGCAAGCCGCTGATGGTGCTGGGCTCGCTCTTCGCGCTTACCGTGCTGATCGGGGGAGTGCTGATGAGCCTGTCGCGCGAGGCGATGCTGGCGATCGTCCTGATCGTCGTGGTGGTGAGCCTGTTCTCGAAGCGCCGCGTGCTCGCCGCCGCGATCGGCGCGCCGCTGCTGATCCTGACCCCGATCCTGGTCCCGTCGATCGGCGTGCGGATGAGCGACGCGTTCAAGACCGGCGGCGCCGGACGCACCGGCATCTGGGAAGTCGGCTGGCGCATCTTCAAGCAGCATCCGTTCTTCGGCGTCGGTTCCGGCGGGTTCATCGACGCGTACAACCGCAACTACCTGCACGTCTTCCAGTTCTACAACGCCGGCTGGAACCGGCCGCCGCACAACACGCTGCTCCACACCGCGGCGGAGCTGGGCGTCGTCGGCGTGCTGTTCGTCGTGACGGCGTTCGCGGTCACGTTCCGCCAGTTCCGCCCGATCAAGCGCGGGGACTCGCTCTACGATCTGCGCGTCGCGTTCACCGCCTCGCTGCTCGGGCTCGCGCTCGTCTCGCTCTTCATCGACCTGCTGAACTACAAGTACTTCTGGCTCGCGCTGACGACGGTCGCGCAGATGCGGACGGTCGTCGCGATGCGGCGGCGCGCCGCGCCGGCGCCGGTGCTCGCGAACGAACCCGTCCCGGCGCTCCCGGTGCGGCGCACCTTCCTTCGGCGGCGCTCGGCACCGGCGGCGCCGTGA
- a CDS encoding glycosyltransferase family 4 protein has translation MRVVWAAAYGGRQRGGFIPALERVAARLAARGDVLEVVAPEVGPAAWHAGVRALGVGLHVVPNDGRAAAREVVRLRGDLVHAHFHDWLVPVTLAVWPSRARLLWHLHSTFEPGGGPLRATPRRALKYRVLGLRVNAFVCVTETIAAEARALGAAPAKVVVVRNAVDGARFRPPDPADRAAARERLGIDGPAVAFFGRDPALKGADVLAAALPALPGATVIAVATPDAAVDELARHARVVAIPLTDDVREVLWAADALALPSRGEGLPFVALEALACGVPVVASDLPWAVELARTEPGVRLARSGDPNALAAALQAALAGPSPPARSSGGDLDAWAERVIALYDAGRQC, from the coding sequence GTGCGAGTCGTCTGGGCCGCCGCCTACGGAGGCCGCCAGCGCGGGGGATTCATCCCGGCGTTGGAGCGCGTCGCGGCGCGGCTCGCGGCGCGCGGCGACGTGCTCGAGGTCGTCGCCCCGGAGGTCGGGCCGGCGGCTTGGCACGCCGGCGTCCGCGCGCTCGGCGTCGGACTGCACGTCGTGCCGAACGACGGGCGGGCGGCGGCGCGGGAGGTCGTACGGCTCCGCGGCGACCTCGTCCACGCGCACTTTCACGACTGGCTGGTGCCGGTAACGCTCGCGGTGTGGCCCTCGCGCGCGCGACTGCTGTGGCACCTCCACTCGACCTTCGAGCCCGGCGGCGGACCGCTGCGCGCGACGCCGCGCCGCGCGCTGAAGTACCGCGTGCTCGGCCTGCGGGTGAACGCGTTCGTCTGCGTCACCGAGACGATCGCGGCCGAGGCGCGCGCGCTCGGCGCCGCGCCGGCGAAGGTCGTCGTCGTCCGCAACGCCGTCGACGGCGCGCGCTTCCGTCCGCCCGATCCGGCCGACCGCGCAGCCGCGCGCGAACGGCTCGGGATCGACGGCCCGGCGGTCGCGTTCTTCGGGCGCGATCCGGCGCTCAAAGGCGCCGACGTCCTGGCCGCCGCGCTGCCCGCATTGCCGGGGGCGACGGTCATCGCCGTCGCGACGCCGGACGCCGCGGTCGACGAGCTCGCACGCCACGCCCGCGTCGTCGCGATACCGCTCACCGACGACGTGCGCGAGGTGCTGTGGGCGGCGGACGCGCTCGCACTGCCCTCGCGCGGCGAGGGTCTGCCGTTCGTCGCGCTCGAGGCGCTCGCGTGCGGCGTTCCGGTCGTGGCGAGCGACCTGCCCTGGGCGGTCGAGCTGGCGAGAACGGAGCCCGGCGTTCGGCTCGCGCGGAGCGGCGATCCGAACGCGCTCGCCGCGGCGCTGCAGGCCGCGCTCGCCGGGCCGTCTCCCCCCGCGCGGTCGTCCGGCGGCGACCTCGACGCTTGGGCCGAGCGCGTGATCGCGCTGTACGACGCCGGCCGGCAATGCTAG
- a CDS encoding PD40 domain-containing protein has protein sequence MPFEHIAATLSGVHQFVQVALAPDGRRFAYVESVGDHSSIRLAEVAHAAVARAITACPGRRCEESDLAWSPDGRRIAFVTTDSKGQPQIAIAGVAASGAARILTRANGPLSTPRWSPDGARIAFLYSPDAPKAPSPLNPATPDAGVVGTVVYEQRLAVVPASGGAVRLLGPKDLNVYEFDWSPDGTRFAATAAHGNGDANWWIAELYTLDLAAGNATKIHHPQLQIASPRWSGDGKRIAYIGGIMSDEAITGGAAACAPSNGRPRRRSLRPAS, from the coding sequence GTGCCGTTCGAGCACATCGCCGCGACGCTCAGCGGAGTCCACCAGTTCGTCCAGGTCGCGCTGGCGCCGGACGGCCGGCGCTTCGCGTACGTCGAAAGCGTTGGCGACCATAGCTCGATCCGGCTCGCGGAGGTCGCGCATGCCGCCGTCGCGCGCGCGATCACGGCGTGTCCGGGGCGGCGCTGCGAGGAGAGCGATCTCGCCTGGTCGCCCGACGGCCGGCGCATCGCCTTCGTCACCACCGACTCGAAGGGACAGCCGCAGATCGCGATCGCCGGCGTGGCCGCAAGCGGGGCGGCGCGGATCCTCACGCGCGCGAACGGGCCGCTCTCGACGCCCCGCTGGTCGCCGGATGGGGCACGCATCGCGTTCCTGTACTCGCCGGACGCGCCGAAGGCGCCGAGCCCGCTGAACCCCGCGACGCCCGACGCGGGCGTGGTGGGCACGGTGGTCTACGAGCAGCGGCTCGCGGTCGTGCCGGCGAGCGGCGGCGCGGTGCGGCTTCTCGGCCCGAAGGATCTGAACGTCTACGAGTTCGACTGGTCGCCGGACGGAACGCGCTTCGCGGCGACGGCCGCGCACGGGAACGGCGATGCGAACTGGTGGATCGCGGAGCTGTACACGCTCGATCTCGCCGCCGGAAACGCGACGAAGATCCATCATCCGCAACTGCAGATCGCCTCACCGCGATGGTCCGGCGACGGGAAGCGGATCGCGTACATCGGCGGCATCATGAGCGACGAAGCGATCACCGGCGGCGCCGCGGCCTGCGCGCCGTCTAACGGTCGTCCGCGACGAAGATCTCTTCGACCCGCTTCTTGA
- a CDS encoding glycosyltransferase family 4 protein: MRLCIVSAKYPYGQKEPFLDTELRGLAAPRDPITVFPTSPEAAAFGYADVPADVVRLPLAGPATLALAARTCARRPLRALAALAALIGERYPLRAKLKNLAVVPKGLALAEIARARRFEHIHAYWLSTPATVGWIAARVAGIPFSATTHRWDLYENNLAARKLRDARFVRTISERGRRDLLKLTGGDPAKAVVVRLGVELPAPRPVSVPAGEGGAPFVAAEPLSDRARPLRILCAARLVAVKGHAVLVAALALLRARGVPFACTLAGEGELRGEIERAIEAAGLGDAVRLAGDVPHDQLLAQLEAGEYDVSVISSIERPGGLMEGVPVALIEAMAAGAVVVGTDSGSVSELVDGTTGLLVPQSDPAALAEALARLARDPELRARLREAARQRVEVDFDRTRTTARLRAMMASSS; this comes from the coding sequence ATGCGGCTCTGCATCGTCTCGGCGAAGTATCCGTACGGGCAGAAGGAGCCGTTTCTCGACACCGAGCTGCGCGGGCTCGCCGCCCCGCGCGATCCGATCACCGTTTTTCCGACCTCGCCCGAAGCGGCCGCGTTCGGCTACGCCGACGTTCCGGCCGACGTCGTGCGCCTTCCGCTCGCGGGCCCCGCGACGCTCGCGCTCGCCGCGCGCACGTGCGCACGCCGCCCGCTGCGCGCGCTCGCCGCGCTGGCGGCCCTCATCGGCGAGCGCTATCCGCTGCGCGCCAAGCTGAAGAACCTCGCCGTCGTCCCGAAAGGCTTGGCGCTCGCCGAGATTGCGCGCGCGCGCCGTTTCGAGCACATCCACGCGTACTGGCTTTCGACGCCCGCGACGGTCGGCTGGATCGCGGCGCGCGTCGCCGGCATCCCGTTCAGCGCGACGACGCACCGCTGGGATCTCTACGAGAACAACCTGGCGGCGCGGAAGCTGCGCGACGCGAGGTTCGTGCGGACGATCTCCGAGCGCGGCCGGCGCGACCTCCTCAAGCTCACCGGCGGCGATCCCGCCAAGGCGGTCGTCGTGCGGCTCGGGGTCGAGCTGCCCGCGCCGCGTCCCGTCTCGGTCCCCGCCGGCGAGGGCGGCGCGCCGTTCGTGGCTGCGGAGCCGCTGTCCGATCGCGCGCGGCCGCTGCGGATTCTGTGCGCGGCGCGGCTGGTCGCGGTCAAAGGGCACGCCGTGCTGGTCGCGGCGCTGGCGCTGCTGCGCGCGCGCGGCGTCCCGTTCGCGTGCACGCTGGCCGGCGAGGGCGAGCTGCGCGGCGAGATCGAGCGCGCGATCGAGGCGGCCGGCCTCGGCGACGCGGTGCGGCTCGCCGGCGACGTCCCGCACGACCAGCTGCTCGCGCAGCTCGAAGCCGGCGAGTACGACGTCTCGGTGATCTCGAGCATCGAGCGCCCGGGCGGGCTGATGGAAGGCGTCCCGGTCGCGCTGATCGAGGCGATGGCGGCCGGCGCGGTCGTCGTGGGCACCGACTCGGGCTCGGTTTCCGAGCTCGTCGACGGCACGACGGGACTGCTGGTGCCGCAGTCCGACCCGGCCGCGCTGGCCGAGGCGCTGGCCCGGCTGGCCCGCGACCCGGAGCTGCGCGCACGGCTGCGCGAGGCCGCTCGGCAGCGGGTCGAGGTCGACTTCGACCGCACCCGGACCACTGCACGCTTGCGTGCCATGATGGCGAGCTCATCGTGA
- a CDS encoding acyltransferase, whose protein sequence is MSAPIQVAGRTYYPHVEGLRGVAALYVFVFHIWQTAIQHPATGTLTAWLAATPFLQYGHFAVAAFIVISGYCLALPVAQRGPGSFDAKQFFVRRAWRLMPAYVPVVLLSVIPFCAVALLTGTRINLPHIGIAVALHLALIHNLFFATTEYLNGPLWSIALECQIYVVFALLLIPVWRRFGIAAQLAVALVLGFVPHFAFQHVSRAFDWTVPWLLGLFAMGVVAAAICARPALPRLPWNALTALAAVVAVIAIVPFRDGVTLDFWLWPGDLALGATLALFFVAAHRNARILPARLLSARPVVFLGTFSYSLYLIHAPLVDLVGVLLKRAHAGPLESVLVWLLVVLAVVALAYGFYRLFERPFMTPSFRRAMQRRLRKNNSADPAPETVSELVAQPAS, encoded by the coding sequence ATGAGCGCGCCGATTCAAGTCGCGGGCCGCACGTACTATCCGCACGTCGAAGGCTTGCGCGGCGTCGCGGCGCTGTACGTCTTCGTCTTCCACATCTGGCAGACCGCGATCCAGCACCCGGCGACCGGGACGCTGACCGCCTGGCTTGCTGCGACGCCGTTTCTGCAGTACGGACACTTCGCCGTCGCCGCGTTCATCGTGATCTCGGGCTACTGTCTGGCGCTGCCCGTCGCGCAGCGCGGCCCCGGGTCGTTCGACGCGAAGCAGTTCTTCGTACGGCGCGCGTGGCGGCTGATGCCAGCGTACGTTCCGGTCGTGCTGCTCTCGGTGATCCCGTTCTGCGCGGTCGCGCTGCTCACCGGCACGCGCATCAACCTGCCGCACATCGGAATCGCCGTCGCGCTCCACCTGGCGCTGATCCACAACCTGTTCTTCGCGACGACGGAGTACTTGAACGGGCCGCTGTGGAGCATCGCGCTCGAGTGCCAAATCTACGTGGTCTTCGCGCTGCTGCTGATCCCCGTCTGGCGGCGGTTCGGGATCGCCGCGCAGCTGGCGGTCGCGCTGGTGCTCGGCTTCGTTCCGCACTTCGCCTTCCAGCACGTTTCGCGCGCCTTCGACTGGACCGTGCCGTGGCTGCTGGGACTGTTCGCGATGGGCGTCGTCGCGGCGGCGATCTGCGCGCGCCCGGCGCTGCCCCGGCTGCCGTGGAACGCGCTTACCGCGCTCGCGGCGGTGGTCGCGGTGATCGCCATCGTGCCGTTCCGCGACGGCGTCACGTTGGATTTCTGGCTGTGGCCCGGCGATCTCGCGCTCGGCGCGACGCTGGCGCTGTTTTTCGTCGCCGCGCATCGCAACGCGCGCATCCTGCCGGCGCGCCTGCTGAGCGCGCGTCCGGTCGTCTTCCTGGGCACGTTCTCGTACAGTTTGTACCTGATCCACGCGCCGCTCGTCGATCTGGTCGGCGTTCTGCTGAAGCGCGCGCACGCGGGGCCGCTCGAGAGCGTGCTGGTGTGGCTGCTCGTCGTGCTCGCCGTGGTCGCGCTCGCGTACGGTTTCTACCGCCTGTTCGAGCGCCCGTTCATGACACCGTCGTTCCGCCGCGCGATGCAGCGCCGGCTGCGAAAGAACAACAGCGCGGACCCCGCGCCCGAAACCGTTTCGGAGCTGGTGGCGCAGCCCGCGTCCTGA